The Solanum pennellii chromosome 11, SPENNV200 sequence NNNNNNNNNNNNNNNNNNNNNNNNNNNNNNNNNNNNNNNNNNNNNNNNNNNNNNNNNNNNNNNNNNNNNNNNNNNNNNNNNNNNNNNNNNNNNNNNNNNNNNNNNNNNNNNNNNNNNNNNNNNNNNNNNNNNNNNNNNNNNNNNNNNNNNNNNNNNNNNNNNNNNNNNNNNNNNNNNNNNNNNNNNNNNNNNNNNNNNNNNNNNNNNNNNNNNNNNNNNNNNNNNNNNNNNNNNNNNNNNNNNNNNNNNNNNNNNNNNNNNNNNNNNNNNNNNNNNNNNNNNNNNNNNNNNNNNNNNNNNNNNNNNNNNNNNNNNNNNNNNNNNNNNNNNNNNNNNNNNNNNNNNNNNNNNNNNNNNNNNNNNNNNNNNNNNNNNNNNNNNNNNNNNNNNNNNNNNNNNNNNNNNNNNNNNNNNNNNNNNNNNNNNNNNNNNNNNNNNNNNNNNNNNNNNNNNNNNNNNNNNNNNNNNNNNNNNNNNNNNNNNNNNNNNNNNNNNNNNNNNNNNNNNNNNNNNNNNNNNNNNNNNNNNNNNNNNNNNNNNNNNNNNNNNNNNNNNNNNNNNNNNNNNNNNNNNNNNNNNNNNNNNNNNNNNNNNNNNNNNNNNNNNNNNNNNNNNNNNNNNNNNNNNNNNNNNNNNNNNNNNNNNNNNNNNNNNNNNNNNNNNNNNNNNNNNNNNNNNNNNNNNNNNNNNNNNNNNNNNNNNNNNNNNNNNNNNNNNNNNNNNNNNNNNNNNNNNNNNNNNNNNNNNNNNNNNNNNNNNNNNNNNNNNNNNNNNNNNNNNNNNNNNNNNNNNNNNNNNNNNNNNNNNNNNNNNNNNNNNNNNNNNNNNNNNNNNNNNNNNNNNNNNNNNNNNNNNNNNNNNNNNNNNNNNNNNNNNNNNNNNNNNNNNNNNNNNNNNNNNNNNNNNNNNNNNNNNNNNNNNNNNNNNNNNNNNNNNNNNNNNNNNNNNNNNNNNNNNNNNNNNNNNNNNNNNNNNNNNNNNNNNNNNNNNNNNNNNNNNNNNNNNNNNNNNNNNNNNNNNNNNNNNNNNNNNNNNNNNNNNNNNNNNNNNNNNNNNNNNNNNNNNNNNNNNNNNNNNNNNNNNNNNNNNNNNNNNNNNNNNNNNNNNNNNNNNNNNNNNNNNNNNNNNNNNNNNNNNNNNNNNNNNNNNNNNNNNNNNNNNNNNNNNNNNNNNNNNNNNNNNNNNNNNNNNNNNNNNNNNNNNNNNNNNNNNNNNNNNNNNNNNNNNNNNNNNNNNNNNNNNNNNNNNNNNNNNNNNNNNNNNNNNNNNNNNNNNNNNNNNNNNNNNNNNNNNNNNNNNNNNNNNNNNNNNNNNNNNNNNNNNNNNNNNNNNNNNNNNNNNNNNNNNNNNNNNNNNNNNNNNNNNNNNNNNNNNNNNNNNNNNNNNNNNNNNNNNNNNNNNNNNNNNNNNNNNNNNNNNNNNNNNNNNNNNNNNNNNNNNNNNNNNNNNNNNNNNNNNNNNNNNNNNNNNNNNNNNNNNNNNNNNNNNNNNNNNNNNNNNNNNNNNNNNNNNNNNNNNNNNNNNNNNNNNNNNNNNNNNNNNNNNNNNNNNNNNNNNNNNNNNNNNNNNNNNNNNNNNNNNNNNNNNNNNNNNNNNNNNNNNNNNNNNNNNNNNNNNNNNNNNNNNNNNNNNNNNNNNNNNNNNNNNNNNNNNNNNNNNNNNNNNNNNNNNNNNNNNNNNNNNNNNNNNNNNNNNNNNNNNNNNNNNNNNNNNNNNNNNNNNNNNNNNNNNNNNNNNNNNNNNNNNNNNNNNNNNNNNNNNNNNNNNNNNNNNNNNNNNNNNNNNNNNNNNNNNNNNNNNNNNNNNNNNNNNNNNNNNNNNNNNNNNNNNNNNNNNNNNNNNNNNNNNNNNNNNNNNNNNNNNNNNNNNNNNNNNNNNNNNNNNNNNNNNNNNNNNNNNNNNNNNNNNNNNNNNNNNNNNNNNNNNNNNNNNNNNNNNNNNNNNNNNNNNNNNNNNNNNNNNNNNNNNNNNNNNNNNNNNNNNNNNNNNNNNNNNNNNNNNNNNNNNNNNNNNNNNNNNNNNNNNNNNNNNNNNNNNNNNNNNNNNNNNNNNNNNNNNNNNNNNNNNNNNNNNNNNNNNNNNNNNNNNNNNNNNNNNNNNNNNNNNNNNNNNNNNNNNNNNNNNNNNNNNNNNNNNNNNNNNNNNNNNNNNNNNNNNNNNNNNNNNNNNNNNNNNNNNNNNNNNNNNNNNNNNNNNNNNNNNNNNNNNNNNNNNNNNNNNNNNNNNNNNNNNNNNNNNNNNNNNNNNNNNNNNNNNNNNNNNNNNNNNNNNNNNNNNNNNNNNNNNNNNNNNNNNNNNNNNNNNNNNNNNNNNNNNNNNNNNNNNNNNNNNNNNNNNNNNNNNNNNNNNNNNNNNNNNNNNNNNNNNNNNNNNNNNNNNNNNNNNNNNNNNNNNNNNNNNNNNNNNNNNNNNNNNNNNNNNNNNNNNNNNNNNNNNNNNNNNNNNNNNNNNNNNNNNNNNNNNNNNNNNNNNNNNNNNNNNNNNNNNNNNNNNNNNNNNNNNNNNNNNNNNNNNNNNNNNNNNNNNNNNNNNNNNNNNNNNNNNNNNNNNNNNNNNNNNNNNNNNNNNNNNNNNNNNNNNNNNNNNNNNNNNNNNNNNNNNNNNNNNNNNNNNNNNNNNNNNNNNNNNNNNNNNNNNNNNNNNNNNNNNNNNNNNNNNNNNNNNNNNNNNNNNNNNNNNNNNNNNNNNNNNNNNNNNNNNNNNNNNNNNNNNNNNNNNNNNNNNNNNNNNNNNNNNNNNNNNNNNNNNNNNNNNNNNNNNNNNNNNNNNNNNNNNNNNNNNNNNNNNNNNNNNNNNNNNNNNNNNNNNNNNNNNNNNNNNNNNNNNNNNNNNNNNNNNNNNNNNNNNNNNNNNNNNNNNNNNNNNNNNNNNNNNNNNNNNNNNNNNNNNNNNNNNNNNNNNNNNNNNNNNNNNNNNNNNNNNNNNNNNNNNNNNNNNNNNNNNNNNNNNNNNNNNNNNNNNNNNNNNNNNNNNNNNNNNNNNNNNNNNNNNNNNNNNNNNNNNNNNNNNNNNNNNNNNNNNNNNNNNNNNNNNNNNNNNNNNNNNNNNNNNNNNNNNNNNNNNNNNNNNNNNNNNNNNNNNNNNNNNNNNNNNNNNNNNNNNNNNNNNNNNNNNNNNNNNNNNNNNNNNNNNNNNNNNNNNNNNNNNNNNNNNNNNNNNNNNNNNNNNNNNNNNNNNNNNNNNNNNNNNNNNNNNNNNNNNNNNNNNNNNNNNNNNNNNNNNNNNNNNNNNNNNNNNNNNNNNNNNNNNNNNNNNNNNNNNNNNNNNNNNNNNNNNNNNNNNNNNNNNNNNNNNNNNNNNNNNNNNNNNNNNNNNNNNNNNNNNNNNNNNNNNNNNNNNNNNNNNNNNNNNNNNNNNNNNNNNNNNNNNNNNNNNNNNNNNNNNNNNNNNNNNNNNNNNNNNNNNNNNNNNNNNNNNNNNNNNNNNNNNNNNNNNNNNNNNNNNNNNNNNNNNNNNNNNNNNNNNNNNNNNNNNNNNNNNNNNNNNNNNNNNNNNNNNNNNNNNNNNNNNNNNNNNNNNNNNNNNNNNNNNNNNNNNNNNNNNNNNNNNNNNNNNNNNNNNNNNNNNNNNNNNNNNNNNNNNNNNNNNNNNNNNNNNNNNNNNNNNNNNNNNNNNNNNNNNNNNNNNNNNNNNNNNNNNNNNNNNNNNNNNNNNNNNNNNNNNNNNNNNNNNNNNNNNNNNNNNNNNNNNNNNNNNNNNNNNNNNNNNNNNNNNNNNNNNNNNNNNNNNNNNNNNNNNNNNNNNNNNNNNNNNNNNNNNNNNNNNNNNNNNNNNNNNNNNNNNNNNNNNNNNNNNNNNNNNNNNNNNNNNNNNNNNNNNNNNNNNNNNNNNNNNNNNNNNNNNNNNNNNNNNNNNNNNNNNNGAGATAAAACCAATAATCCAGATAGTGAAAATTGGATTAACGCGAGAAATGATAATACCGGAAGACATAGGGCAACAGCCAGAGATACCAAAAATTGAGATACCCAGTTTTTATGCAAACAAAAGAATAATTGGGTTATCAACTATCATACAAGAATTAGCTAACAACTATCTACAAGGAAATGCTATATGGAGCTATTATTCAAGAGATCATTTAATGATATATGCCAATTCACGAGAGATAAGACAAACAGATATGGAGGAAGTCCAGAAATggattttatccttattaaaaCCAGAAGCTACTCCAACAACTAGAGCACTAAAACAAGGATTCATCTCCGAAGAACTAATGACAAGATATTGCAAGCTAATTGGTCACAAATATCCAGACCATATATGTTCCAAGTGCAACCAAGGTGATGACATAATCCCAGACGTACAACTGGAGTAAGctgagaagaagaagataaggAAAAATagacatataaatatatgtacaaAATTAGTCATAGTCATTGTCGGCCATTTGGccaaagtttattttgttttcttgtaaaaaagtcgtaaagtaaatagtgTCAGTAGGTCCCAATCATATATAGTAAGAGTCAAGTTactgtgtaaatagtaaagGTCAAGTAactgtgtaaatagtaaagGCCAATCGTCCTTTAGCAAAGATGAAAGtaacaaaaaattacatttatcGTATTTTCTCCTTGGAAGTTGCCATCTATCTAATAGAAATAGTACCTTCACCACTTTAGGAAATTGTTGAAAAGAATAATAGAAGGTAGCACTTCCACTTGAGGAGCCTTATTTAGCAAAGAAGTCAGCTATTTGGTTGGCTTTTCTATAGTTGTGGGTGATATTTACTTTTGTCTCATTCATGTCCGATTAGGGGCGTGCACAATTTGGATTAAACtaaaaaatcaaagtaaattgAATTCTTATTTGGATTAGCTTTTTGGTTTGGATTAATAATTTACTTTCTTTGGTCttggatttaaaaaataaaaccaaaaaacaaaaaatgatatatatatatatatatgtgtgtgtgtgtgtgtgtgttcaaATTGCAAGTATACCTATATGTGTTCAAATTGCAAGTATacctttaattatgtttctaattATTGCATAACCGAATAACcaaatcaaaaagagaaaatcaaATCCAACCAAATTTGTTTTGATTCGGATTGTATTACACTTCTTGAAAACTAATAACCGAAAAACTCATACCATATAGTACAAAATCAAACCTAAAAACGTAATGCACACTCCTAGGCCTGATCAATGTCTTGAATGatttctttcaacttcaagttTTTGGTATCCTTGTCTTTGATCATGTTGGCCACTAACATATTATCAAGTTCCAAGTCATATTCATTGTAGCCCAAGCCGAAATAGGAAAAACTGCAAGCACCACTAGGCTCGATTGTCGGTTGAATGTCAGTAGGGTCCGATACTCATTCCTTACTCAAATATGATGGTGGCAGTCTCAATCTAGCGGCGTGGTCCAGAACAAGATTGATAAGTCTTCAAGATTTTTTGATGATCGTCACAAATGCGGGAACCTAGTCCTCTGCAGAGTGTTCTTGTCCAAGGCAACGTGTTATACAACTGGAAACTGTCTTGTAAGAGGTTGGTGAGGTCGTCAGCATACTGAACCAATCAGAATGGATGAGGTTGTTTGTCCAacagttaatatttttttatgattgataTAATCAACGTGGAAAACAACAAATCACTCATTTattcaaaaagagaaaattcaAGCTTCAACAAAATAACAAGGGAACCTCATCGACCAAAGAACTTCTTTCTTGAACCTGTTATTATTTTCGTTGCTTGTATTTGTGCTTAACTTGTAGGATTTGTTTTACTCCGTTAGAAATGTTTCAAAACTTTGTGTGAGTCATTGTAAGAACATAGTTAATAGTAACTTTGTATCTTACggtcaaaattatatattaatcagCGAGGGTTAGTATATTGGACAATGAATGATTGCTTAGGCTCATTAAGTAATAGGTTGTATTACTTAGGTTGAGATTAAGAGGTTAATCTCAGTGTGCTGTTGTAAACTGTGTTTCACTTTTGTttgagaagattagtgaaaactgTTTAGAAAATCCTATAGGACAGGTCGTGGTTGTACTCCTTTGAGCAAGGAGATTTCCACGTAAAGTATCGTGTGTTCTTTCTATTTCCAACATTTACTTTTATGTACTTTAATTGTGTTAAAAGGATCAGGTCGTGTTACATTTAGTGGACGCATACATTCTATCAAAGCCTTTCCGCTTGCTTGCACCATCTGGTAACATATTATGTTGTCATAGCTAATTGTGAATGAGGCTCACCATGCAATTTATGCTCTTATGTGAAACTTCATGATGATACTATCGTTTGATTCActtgaaattttcattaatCAGGCACAAATTTTTAGAACTAAAATCATTTAACTTATTTACCAAAAAGAATTACAGGCTCGactaaaagcaaaaataattaccaaaaataattaGAGAACACTTCCATTTCAATCAAGTTTTaggcaacaacaacaaacagaCCTTTGCAGGGTATATGCAAGCTGATTTAATGTGGCAAAgcaggaaaaaaataaatgaaagaatgTAACACAAAATTTCGGAGTCAATATGCCAAGCTGTAGATGTTGTAACAAAAaacttaattatacaaacttaaGTACCTTAACTACTAGTACTATAcagcaataattttttttgacctatatagcaataatattgttttttgaaacaagaatttaatattttaaaaaataaataggtaGCGTCAAAAAAGGGAAGTCAGGATTTTCTCATATTCCATGATTATCTCCAATTCTTTTACCTTTAACGATttactcatatttatttatattctcTCCCATCATAATAAAGGTTCTTTTAAGAATAGAACTCTCTTTCTACCTATTCTGATAGACTATTTAAACATGGATACCCATCAAACATTGATGCTCAGCTTAAATAAACCTAGATCATAAAACATCCTTTAAATCATAAAAGGTCTATTCATAGATTCACATCTTCTTCATAAGTTTATGCCTTTAAGAGTTcataatcaaaatcatgaaataaTACACGGATTCATGTAAAAATCAATTGGAAAACATATAATTGAGTCAAAACAACAATGATAagattaaaaatcaaacaattgaacacaaaaaaaaaattaaaaaaaaattgaacacaaTTAGAACCCATTAAGAATTGATAAAAACCTAATCAACTTGATGAAATTAAACTTGGGGAAGTGAGAAGTATTTGGGGCACAATTGGTGAATGAAACCTATAGATAAAACCCTACATAGCTTTAAAATCAAAGCTCAAAATCAAGGGAGGAATATGAGGCTTGAAACTTTAAACCCTAGTTTTCATTTTAAACTTGAGAGAGAATTGTATAAGATGAATGTGAATGGTTTATAGAATTTGATTGAATGAGTAAGTTAGAATAATTTTCGGGGTAGCTAGGAAGAAATTGATCATTCAAAGAAAGTtagaccaagggttcgcttggagttatcaatggttctcgagtgtcagTCCCATCCAgttagagctgtcaatatgggctagcccaccccatccgGGCTAACCCATACAGGCTTTGACACTTTACGGGCCAGgcgggctagcccattttttgtgtgggccagaaaatggtcggcccagcccacaagtacgtgggttacaggcttgccgggccagctcactttttaaaaaattatattttttataattattaaattataatttaaaaatattatcataaatatcgacaaaacaatattacattatgttaggcctcatttgtttaaACTTAATGGggtttgaatcttaatcattcagatttgtTTCATTAAGCGTGTTTATTTTTAAGAactgaatcttaattattcagatttaattcattaagttcgtttattttattttcttataagtcTTTTAATGGGTCAGGATGtatctgaatgaatcagatctgtaACACACCCTTAACACTATTCAGACTAAAAACTTAGACTCCTatcttaattcaactaaatcaCGACAACTtataaaagttgttttcttatttaattaatattaattacatgtttgccattataatttcctttattcagattaacttaatatatatcttttactttctaaattaatcaatatatttgaattgataagcactcccatgatataatatttagcacggtttcaaaaaataagaaagtattagttatttgattgataacgataaaaaatttctataatagaataaactattttaaattgcattatattagattctcaaagtatttgagtgcaaaaaatagtcatttaatgatgtaacttgatgttgagttcttaaaagataaatcatattactTTGTTAtggtaaaaatgttcaaaatattaatttatatgaaaaaaaattattttactgacaaggtttttataatattttattgatataacttttaattttatatgtgcattcagatattgaaaacaaactgtcccaataatttagtgttcagattcagagacaatattttaatattcagatgtttattcagatttacacatctagatcttaatgcaaatcttaatatttaaatgagtattcaaattcaaacgtcttaatcttaatggaaacaaatgagacattgtcactacttgttaatccaattcacaaataaaattatctttataataattagggaaaatgcacaagtacccctaaGACTATGAACGGAATACCAAAGACACACCTTACTAAGGTCgtattacccccctaaacttattttttttttgtaattttgtgtaccTCTTTGGCCTATATGGCATTCAAATATCTCTgacgcgcctcaattgcgtggagtcacaTAGAGTGCCACATAAgaaaaatggtatataaaattaaaaaaaaaagttcaggaggtaataagaccttagtttagttaaggtgtgtctctgaaattttggtcatagtctaaggggtacttgtgcattttccttaatatttgttaagttttttttcaactaaaagtataaatatctaaatagaaatattaacctaattgttttgattttgaactctctttatttttaaattttaatattatattatatttttaaattaatttttattggcccacgggccgGCCCTACCAATATTTCTTAAGCCCCCCAAATGAGCAgacttattcaggccgggctaaaaagtccttttcttaaatgggctccaaaaatcttagcccaACCCTATTAAATCCCGGGTTAGGCCAGATCGGCAcaacgggcctagcccatattgacggctctacaTCCAgtgtgtaggctcggggcgtgacaaattGTCCTTTAAAAGTAATAGTATGAAAATATAACTTAATGccttttatgtttatgatagtGATAGAGAAAATTCCTCATTTATCTTGTCCTAAGGTtgaaaatatgtaaaaataaaaaaataaataaatataataataataatcataatataaaaaacataaaagacattaaattatgtttataaataaattatacttttattattattgttgttattgctgcAGCTAATGTTGTTGCAGCagatgttgatgttgttattgttgttgctgttgttgttgatgttatttttttttattgttgttagttctatttatttttttagataaaaggttatatcttattaaaaaaaattattctaaaatgcaaaaaaaatctgaaataaaacttaaaatattaaataatatttaaatgataaGTTCAAAAAGAAACTTCCATACTTTGggttttttgaaataaataattttaatttaaaatttcttcaatttgaatCGAAGTAGGAGTGTAATAGGAAGTTTTAAAACTTcctatttagattttttttaaaaaaataatattaaaacatcatatttttcataaaagaacaaagaaaggaaaaaaatcatttaaggaAATGATATAAATTACATTAATGATGAGCTTAAGGAaagaaaattttacaaattaatAGCATCTATGATTAAAGGATTTAAGTATCatcatatttcattaaaaattaggtaaaatgtacaaaataagaattagaaaaataaataaataaatctagaCACAATTTTTAGCAATTATTCTaagaaaatataagagaaaatgtcataaaaatatgataaaataaataaatatctgaAGTGAGAAGATTGTCATTCTTTTCTTActttaactttattattattacatataGATATGATTCTTTTCACAGAAGAAATGaactaaatttaatttaaataaaaaaattaaattttataaaatatacgTGCAATTCTCATCAATTTATAATAACTATTATCTTGTaacaaatagataaataaaatgtaagaaaaaaacAGTAAAGAAGCAATTTAAAgaaatgatataaattataataaatagatCAAATTAAGGCAAGGAAGTAAAATTAATGATGAATGAAATCTAATATGGTCAGCTTtgatattcaataaaatttgaaagtGAAATTTTCGGTTGTTTAGGATTAGACATAAACATCAaatctaaaaacaaaaaaaattataaaaatatagacaAACTTCagttaaaaatatctaaaagatAATAAAACAAACTTTAATTAAAGATAGATAAGgggaaaaaaattagaaatacgttttaaggaaaaaaacaaaaaaatggaaTTAAAATATTGGTATTTATCCTTATTCTCATcctaatttaatatgaattccataaataattttcttgatcTTGAACCACTTATTATTCATTCTATAAGTTTCTCAATCAAAATGattatttctttcaatatataatttttgtagaAGTAGAAATTATAGTGCAATGTCATTTCAAAaactctttatattttgaagaaatttgattattacatgatttttcttcttatatcaGTATCTTCAGAAATATCATGAGAAAGCATCTCtctcttttcatgaaaaaatatcaCTCCATCATCATAAGAAGAGCCACGATGTTTTTGTTCATTCTAATATCTATTCTCCTCATATCTAAATTAGCTTGCAATGTGTTGTGTcaattttgttgttctttttttgttgcttgttatttttgtcttctttctgattgttgttgttttggtgCGTTGTTGAATTTTCATCTCACTGATACATGCATGTATGTTCAATGAAACTTGTTTGATGTTTCTGcgaaatctaaaaaataaaaaagagaagaaaattaagtcaaacaaaaaaaatgtctaaccacaaaaataatatattgagtCTCAATCAACTCCATATATGGTTGTTATTTATAGATTGTTTGAGTCGAAGAATAAGATAGGAGGAAGTTGAGAAGACATGTTATTTAAGTAGAGAATGCAAAAAGATGGAAGTTTTTTTGTAACTCATCAATAATAAtcgaatataataaatatgatagatttttaaattattaaataaataattaatataaaaatgaaagaagagaattcaaaaaaaatgttaaaaaacaaaaaaattaatcctGACTTTAGAAGCATGCCACATCAGCGTTCTTatgattcaaatttatattattatatagattattttttttaaatatcctCATTTCGTATAGATCATATATGATCTAATTATTTATTGCTACTCCATCACTCTCATGTTTTCAATATTCATAACTTTCAAATGTTTAATTTGTAACTTTTAACATATCCTTTGATATTTCTAATCTTTTATCTATATAAAttcatcctttttttttcaagagaCCCCTACTCaaggttattttttaattctgtAGTTAAAGTAGAAAACACTTATCTCATTATTTTGCTATATATTTGGATTGTGCTTTGATTTGATTCGATGAGGAGGACTCTTAGATTTTGATTGATTATGTGATAAGTTCTCGATAAGAACTCGACAaaatatgtattgattttatattttttatttctatttatattattataattaaagtcttaaaaaggatatgtattatatatatttcttctctatttatttttgtgttttatttctattataccTCTTGAATGAATTTCAGATTGTAGGAAGTTTGTGTTTTCATTTCGGCTCAAATTTGTCATTTGTGACTTTATTGGTTcgttaaaagaaaattaatttcaacattAGTTTCTTATCAAACTTTTAAACGTAATTTTTGGATTTAATACTTAATGCAcgtataattttatacattttatcGTTTTAACGAATCTATAAAAATATACGGGGCACACGTACAATATACATATTCaaaaactagtatatatatataNNNNNNNNNNNNN is a genomic window containing:
- the LOC107003929 gene encoding uncharacterized protein LOC107003929, with translation MIIPEDIGQQPEIPKIEIPSFYANKRIIGLSTIIQELANNYLQGNAIWSYYSRDHLMIYANSREIRQTDMEEVQKWILSLLKPEATPTTRALKQGFISEELMTRYCKLIGHKYPDHICSKCNQGDDIIPDVQLE